In Corynebacterium frankenforstense DSM 45800, the DNA window AGGACGCCCCCGGCATCACCGGCGTGGGCTCCGACCGCCGCGAGGCCGCCGCCGGTGAGCGCGAGGTCGCCGGCGACAAGGCCGGTTACGCCGCCGCGGGCGCGGGCGCCGGTGCCGCCGCCGACGGCAAGCACCACGCCGACGCTGACGTCGACGCCCAGCGTCGCGCCGCCGCCGACGTCGACGCCGACCGTCGTGCCGCCGCCGACGTCGACGCCCAGCGTCAGGCCGCCGGCAACCAGGACGAGATGATCCGCTCCGAGGAGCGCCTGAACGTGGGCAAGGAGCGCGTCGCCTCCGGCGAGGCCCGCCTGCGCAAGTACGTCGTCGAGGACACCGAGCAGGTCGAGGTCCCGGTCACCCGCGAGGAGGTCCGCGTCGAGCGCACCCCGATCTCCGAGGAGGAGGCCAAGAACCTGACCGGCAACATCGGCGAGGAGGAGGCCTCGGTCACCCTCCACGAGGAGCGCGTGAACGTCTCCAAGGACACCGTCCCGGTCGAGAAGGTCGCCCTGAACAAGGAGCAGGTCCAGGACACCGAGACCGTCTCCGAGACCGTCCGCAAGGAGCAGTTCGACACCGAGGGCGTCACCGACCCGAAGGCCGGCAAGTAAGCCCTCAGGCCGACATCCCAGGCCCCGCCTGAACCCGACCGCCGCGTCACCCGTCGAGGGAGGCGCGGCGGTCGTCTGCGTAGGTTGGTACCGTTGACGTGTTTCAGCCCAGCGTACGGACGTGAACGCGGAAAGAGAGGCCACGGAACCCGATGAGCCCGGAGACGGGGAGCACCGACCACGGGGAGAGCGCCGGACACGTCCGGCTGCGCCTCGACATCGCCTACGACGGCACCGACTTCCACGGGTGGGCCAGCCAGAAGGACCCGCAGATCCGCACGGTGGAGAGCGAGATCACCGACCGGCTCTCGCTGATCTTCCGCGAGCCGGTGACCCTGACCGTCGCCGGGCGCACCGACGCCGGGGTGCACGCCTCCGGGCAGGTCGCCCACGTCGACGTGCCGGCCGACGTGCTCGGGCAGCGCTCGATCGCCGGCGACCCGGCCCGCCTGGTGCCGCGGCTGCTCAAGCTGCTCGAGGCCGACGTCGTCGTGCGAGCCTGCAGCTTCGCCCCGGCCGGCTTCGACGCCCGTTTCTCCGCGCTGCGCCGTCACTACCGCTACCGCGTGACCACCGCGCCCTCCGGGGCCCTGCCGACCCGGGCGCGCGACACGGCCGTGTGGCCCAAGCCCGTCGAGCTCGACCGGCTCAACGAGGCCGCCGCCCAGCTGATCGGCCTCAACGACTTCGCGGCCTTCTGCCGGCCCAAGGAGCACGCCACCACCGTGCGCGAGCTGCAGGCCTTCACCTGGCACGACGTGTCCACCCCGGCCGAACCGCAGCTCTTCGAGGCCCGGGTGAGCGCCGACGCCTTCTGCTGGTCGATGGTGCGCTCGCTGGTCGGCTGCTGTCTGGCGGTGGGGGAGGGCCGCCGTGAGCCCGAGTTCGCCCGCGCGCTGCTGGCCGAGACCTCCCGCAGCTCCGCCGTGCCGGTCGCCCCGGCCTGCGGGCTCAGCCTCGTCGGCGTCGACTACCCGGCCCCCGACGAACTCGCCGCCCGTGCCGAGACCACCCGCACCAGGCGCACGGTGCCCGCCCCGCCCGCGCACCCGGGCGGGGTCGCCGCCGCAGGCGACGGCGACGAGACCGCCCGGTGAGCGTCGCCTGAACCCGGGGCGCGTATTCCGGGGCCCGTTCCCCGGGGTGCGTACCCGGAGGCCCGCACGTCGTGGCTCGTACCACGGGGTGCGTCCACACACCGCGTTCACCGGGCGCGGCCGCCGGCCCCGCGCTAGGGTGTGCGCCAGAGGCGAGACGGCCCGGCGCCACGCCGGGCCCGCCCGCCAAGGGGGAGTAACGGGGTTCGACGGGGGAGGACCATGTCGCACAGGCACGACCACTCAGCCGCGCGCGGCGCATCCGGCGGCGCACCGGACGGGGCACCCGGGCGCGGGCCGGCGCCGGGACCGGCACCGACGACGCGCGCGCAGGTCTCCGGCCACCGCTTCCTCACCCGCCGCCTGCGCCACGGCCTCGTCTTCGGCGACATCCGCATGATCCACGACCCGCTGGCCCGACGCCGACGCGCCGGGCTGATCGGCGCGGCGGCCGCAGGCCTGGTCGCCGCCGGGGCGGGCCTGCTCGCCGTCGTCGACCCCGCCCCGGACCCCGGCGAGGCCGCCGTCCTGCGCGCCGAGTCCGGCGCCCTCTTCGTGCGCGTCGACGACACCGTGCACCCCGTGGCCAACCTCGCCTCCGCGCGCCTGATCGCCGGCGGCCCCGAGGAGCCCGCCGAGGCCTCCCCGGACGCGCTCGCCGCCCGCCCGCTCGGCCGGCCGGTCGGCATCCCGGGCGCGCCGGGCACCGTCGCCGAGGAGGCCCCGTCACCCGAGGCGCGCTGGGCCGCGTGCGTCGCCCCCGACGGTGCGGTCACCGTGGCCCTCACCGTGCCGCGCCCGCTTGCCGACGCCGCGGGGCTCATCGCCCGGCCGCGCGCGGACGGCGCGCGTTCCGGCACCGTGCGTGACTGGTTGGTCACCGCGGAGGGCCGCCGGGCGCTGCCGGAGGAGGGCACGCCCGAGGGAGACCGGGTGCGCGCCGCCCTCGGCGTCGACCAGGCCACCCGGGTGTGGCGCCCGCCGACGGAGGTGCTCGCCGCCGCCCCGGAGCTGCCGGAGCTGACCGCCGTCGACCTCGACGCGGCCGGCGCGTCCGGCGCGGGCGGCGGTGTGGTCGAGCTGGCCGACCCCACGGACGCGGAGGTGTGCACCGGCGGGCCGGACGCCGCGCTGAGCCTGCACGCCGCGCGGCCCTACGGCGCGGCCGTGGAGCTCCCGGGGGAGGGCACCGCGCAGCGCTTCGCCGGGCCCGGGGCGGGCGCCTTCGCCGTCGACACCGGCCACGGTGTGCAGGTCATCTCCGACAACGGGGTGCGCCACCGGTTGCCGGACCCGGAGGCGGCCGCCGTGCTCGGCCTGCCCGAGCCGCACCCGGGCTGGTGGCCGGTGCTGCGCCTGCTGCCGGAGGGCGCGGCGCTCACCGCCGAGGCCGCCCTCGAGGTCGACGCCCCGGCCCGCCCCTGAGCCGCGCTCCCGGACGCGCGCGACCGGCACCCGCGGCCGGCACCCACGGCGGGCGCGCACGGCGCGCGCCGTCGCGGAACTCTTCGCGGGCGCGCGGCCCGGAACCGGAGTTAGGGTGGCGGTCATGGGTATTCGCGATGCGGCCGTCGGGCTGGCGGCCAAGGCCACTCAGTCGCTTGCGCTCGGGCGCGGGGTCGACCCCGTCAACGTGGAACCTGTGGGCTGGTGGGCGCACCAACGCGGCGTCGACAAGCTCACGGAGAGTTTCCGCGCGATCCCCGCAGGCCAGCGCGCCCGGCTGGCGAAGAAGACCTCGAACCTCTTCCGCGGCCGCTCCGGCGACGCCGCGGGCCTGGACGTCTCCGGGCTGCACGGGGTCATCGCCGTCGACCCGGTGGCCAAGACCGCCGACGTGCAGGGCATGTGCACCTACGAGGACCTCGTCGACGCCACCTTGCCGCACGGCCTGGTGCCGATGGTCGTCCCGCAGCTGAAGACCATCACCCTCGGCGGGGCGGTCAGCGGCATGGGTGTGGAGTCGACCTGCTTCCGCAACGGGCTGCCCCACGAGTCGGTCACCGAGATGGACATCCTCACCGGCACCGGTGAGATCGTCACCTGCTCGCCGGAGCGCAACGTCGACCTCTACCGCGGCTTCCCCAACTCCTACGGTTCGCTGGGCTACGCGGTGCGCCTGCGCGTGCTGCTCGAGGACGCCCCGGCCGCCGTCGAGCTGCGCCACGTGCGCTTCCACGACCCCGACACCTTCGCCGCCGCGCTCGGCACCGCCGCCGAGACGGCCGAGTACGAGGGCGTCCGCGTCGACTACCTGGACGCGGTGGTCTTCTCCCCGGAGGAGCTCTACCTGGTGCTCGGCACCGCCTCCGAGGAGGAGGGGCCGGTCAGCGACTACACCCGCGAGCGGGTCTACTACCGCTCCATCCAGCACCCCGAGGGTGTGCTGCGCGACCGGCTGGCCTTCCGCGACTACCTGTGGCGCTGGGACATCGACTGGTTCTGGTGCTCGCGGGCCTTCGGCGCGCAGGACCCGACGGTGCGCCGCCTGTGGCCGCGCAGCCTGCGCCGCTCGAGCTTCTACTGGAAGCTGGTCGGCCTGGACCGCCGCTTCGACATCGAGCACCGGCTGACCCGGGCGCGCACCGGCGAGCCGCACCGTGAGCGGGTGGTCCAGGACGTCGAGGTGACCACCGACCGGCTCGCCGAGTGGCTGCGCTGGTTCTTCGACTCCTGCGACATCCAGCCGATGTGGCTGTGCCCGATCCGGCTGCGCGCCGGCTCCGAGAAGCTGGTCGGCACCGGCGAGCTGACCGCCGCAGCCGACGCGCCCTGGCCGCTCTACCCGCTCAAGCCCGGCACCACCTGGATCAACGCCGGCTTCTGGTCGGCGGTGCCCGGCGACCTGATGGGCCCGGACGCCGGCGAGGGCGCCTTCAACCGCGCGATCGAGGCGAAGGTCCACGAGCTCGGCGGGCACAAGTCGCTGTACTCGGAGGCCTTCTACACCCGCGAGCAGTTCGAGGCGCTCTACGGCGGCGAACTTCCCGCCCGGCTCAAGGGCGTCTTCGACCCGGACGGGCGCTTCCCCGGCCTCTACGAGAAGACCGTCGAGGGCGCCTGAGCGGGCACCGGGCTGCGCGTCGGGGCCCGCGCCGCGGGCACCGGGTCCCGCGCCGCGGCCTGCGCCGCCGCTCGCGCCGGGCGCCCTTCCACCCCGCCGGAGCGCACCCGCCGAACGGTGCACTGATTCAACGGGCGAATTAGTCGCAGACGATTAGACTGGCATGTCAGTCGGTTGAGAAAGGATAGTGAACGCGATGACCGCCTCCTCCGAGAAGGACTCCACGATGACCGTCGGTGAGATCATCGACAAGCTCGTCGAGGCGCCGAACCCCTTCCGATGGGAGGCCTTCGACGGTTCGACCGCCGGCCCCGCCGACGCGAAGTACACGGTGCGCATCCTCAGCCCGGAGGGTCTGTCCTACATCGCGACCAGCCCCGGCGACGTCGGCTTCGCCCGCGCCTGGGTCACCGGCGGCATGGAGGTCGAGGGCGAGCACCTGGCCCACCCCTACGGCATCTTCGACACCCTGCGTGACCTCTACGGGCAGTTCCGCAAGCCCTCGGCCGGCGAGCTGCTCAAGATCTACGCCGAGCTGCGCAGGATGGGCGCGCTGCAGATCCAGCCGCTGCCCGAGGTCGAGCGCTCCTCCTTCCTCGAGCGTTCTCTGCGCCAGGGCCTGTCGCGCCACTCCAAGGAGCGCGACGCGGACGTCATCTCCGCCCACTACGACGTGGGCAACGAGTTCTACGAGCTCTTCCTCGGCGACACGATGACCTACACCTGCGCCTACTACCCGAGCGAGGACGCCGGCCTCGACGACGCGCAGATCAACAAGTACCGCCTCGTCTTCGAGAAGCTGCGCCTCAAGGAGGGCGACCGCCTGCTCGACATCGGCTGCGGCTGGGGCGGGATGGCCCGCTACGCCGCGCGCCGGGGCGTGCACGTCATCGCCGTGACGCTCTCCCAGGAGCAGGCCGAGTGGGGCCGCGCCGCCGTGGAGGCCGACGGCCTGGGCGACCTCGCCGAGATCCGCTACCAGGACTACCGCGACGTGCCCGAGTCCGACTTCGACGCCGTCAGCTCCATCGGGCTGCTCGAGCACGTCGGCGTGAAGAACTACGCGGACTACTTCGAGTTCCTCTCCGGCAAGCTGCGCCCGGGCGGGCTGATGCTCAACCACTGCATCACCTACCCGGACAACCACAAGACCCGCAAGGGCGAGTTCATCGACCGCTACATCTTCCCGGACGGCGAGCTGACCGGCTCCGGCACCGTGGTGCGCAAGATGCAGGACCACGGCTTCGAGGTGCTCCACGAGGAGAACCTGCGCTTCGACTACATGCGCACGCTGCGTGACTGGTGCGAGAACCTCAAGGCCAACTGGGACCGCGCCGTCGACCTGGTGGGGCTGCCCACCGCGAAGCTGTGGGGGATGTACATGGCCGGCTCCGAGTGGGGTTTCGAGCACAACGTCGTGCAGCTGCACCAGGTGCTCGGCGTCAAGCTCGACGAGAACGGCTCGCGCTGCGGGGTGCCCGAGCGCATGTGGTGGCGCCCCTGAGCAGGGAGCGCTCCCCGCAGCACTGGCCGCGGGACCCGCGGGCTTTCTAGGTTGAGGCCGTACCGCGACGCACGGACCGCCGTGCGTCGCCCCGACCTCCCAGGAGTACCGCCATGTCCCGTGCCGCCCTCCGCCGTCGACTCGCCCGCGTGAGCGTCGCTTTCCGACGCCGCGCGGCGCTCGCCGTCTGCGTGCTGGGGCTCGGCGTGGGTGCGGCGTCCTGCGCCGGTCAGGCCGGTGCCGGGAACGGGCCGGTCTACGGGCCTGAGCCGGAGCCCGCCCCGGGGACCGTCGCCGCCACCGCCCGGGACGCCGCGGCGGAGTCCGCCGCGCGGAGCACGGCGGAGACGGCCGGGTTCGGTGCGGGAACCGCCGGTGCGGCGGCGACGGCGGGCCCCGAGGCCACCGCGACTCCGCCCGGTCCCGCCGTCAACGGGAGCCTGCGGGTCTTCGACGACGGCCGGGAGGCCACCGCGCAGCTGAGCAACCCCGACGGCTCCTTCCGCGCGACCACCCGCGCGCCGGGTGGCGCGGTCGCCCCGGTGGCGCTGGGCTTCACCGGGGCGCGCGAGCACGGCTTCGACCGCCTCGACGTCCGCCTCGACCAGGCGGACAACCGCGCGATGCTCGTCTACGGCGCCCCGGGCGCGGGTCGGCCGACCCGCTCGCTGGCCGGCACCGACACCGCCGCGGTCTACCTGAGCAGCCGGGACGTCAACGGCGAGGTCTTCGGCGAGCGCGACTGCGCGGTCGACCTCGAGTTCCGCGACCCGGCCGGGGCGGCTATCCCGTCGGCGGGCACGGTCCACCGCCAGACCTGCAACGGGTGGGTGACCGCCCCGCTTCCGGAGCAGACGGGCCCGGCCCAGCTGCGCGTCACGGTCGCGATGTCCGGCTTCGAGCCGCTCGTGATCGCCCAGCCGATCGTGCTCGCCGGGAATGCCTGACCTCGTCCCGGCGCCTCCTGGTGCGCACCCTTAAAGTGAGGTGCGCACCACCGATGACCTGACCGCCCTAGGAGTCCGCCGTGTCCCTGTCCCGTCCCGCCCGCATGACCCTCGCCGCGGCCCTCGGCACCGCCGCGCTGACCCTCGGGGCCTGCACGATCGGGGACCCGGAGCCGGACGCGCCGGTGTTGACCACCCGGCCGCAGACCTCGCCCGCGCAGTCAAGCCCGGCGGCCTCGAGCACCGCGGGCACCTCGAGCGCGACCTCGTCGTCGACCACGACGAAGGCGGCGGGTGACCCCAACGAGA includes these proteins:
- a CDS encoding SAM-dependent methyltransferase; translation: MTASSEKDSTMTVGEIIDKLVEAPNPFRWEAFDGSTAGPADAKYTVRILSPEGLSYIATSPGDVGFARAWVTGGMEVEGEHLAHPYGIFDTLRDLYGQFRKPSAGELLKIYAELRRMGALQIQPLPEVERSSFLERSLRQGLSRHSKERDADVISAHYDVGNEFYELFLGDTMTYTCAYYPSEDAGLDDAQINKYRLVFEKLRLKEGDRLLDIGCGWGGMARYAARRGVHVIAVTLSQEQAEWGRAAVEADGLGDLAEIRYQDYRDVPESDFDAVSSIGLLEHVGVKNYADYFEFLSGKLRPGGLMLNHCITYPDNHKTRKGEFIDRYIFPDGELTGSGTVVRKMQDHGFEVLHEENLRFDYMRTLRDWCENLKANWDRAVDLVGLPTAKLWGMYMAGSEWGFEHNVVQLHQVLGVKLDENGSRCGVPERMWWRP
- a CDS encoding FAD-binding protein, translating into MGIRDAAVGLAAKATQSLALGRGVDPVNVEPVGWWAHQRGVDKLTESFRAIPAGQRARLAKKTSNLFRGRSGDAAGLDVSGLHGVIAVDPVAKTADVQGMCTYEDLVDATLPHGLVPMVVPQLKTITLGGAVSGMGVESTCFRNGLPHESVTEMDILTGTGEIVTCSPERNVDLYRGFPNSYGSLGYAVRLRVLLEDAPAAVELRHVRFHDPDTFAAALGTAAETAEYEGVRVDYLDAVVFSPEELYLVLGTASEEEGPVSDYTRERVYYRSIQHPEGVLRDRLAFRDYLWRWDIDWFWCSRAFGAQDPTVRRLWPRSLRRSSFYWKLVGLDRRFDIEHRLTRARTGEPHRERVVQDVEVTTDRLAEWLRWFFDSCDIQPMWLCPIRLRAGSEKLVGTGELTAAADAPWPLYPLKPGTTWINAGFWSAVPGDLMGPDAGEGAFNRAIEAKVHELGGHKSLYSEAFYTREQFEALYGGELPARLKGVFDPDGRFPGLYEKTVEGA
- the truA gene encoding tRNA pseudouridine(38-40) synthase TruA; protein product: MSPETGSTDHGESAGHVRLRLDIAYDGTDFHGWASQKDPQIRTVESEITDRLSLIFREPVTLTVAGRTDAGVHASGQVAHVDVPADVLGQRSIAGDPARLVPRLLKLLEADVVVRACSFAPAGFDARFSALRRHYRYRVTTAPSGALPTRARDTAVWPKPVELDRLNEAAAQLIGLNDFAAFCRPKEHATTVRELQAFTWHDVSTPAEPQLFEARVSADAFCWSMVRSLVGCCLAVGEGRREPEFARALLAETSRSSAVPVAPACGLSLVGVDYPAPDELAARAETTRTRRTVPAPPAHPGGVAAAGDGDETAR
- the eccB gene encoding type VII secretion protein EccB, giving the protein MSHRHDHSAARGASGGAPDGAPGRGPAPGPAPTTRAQVSGHRFLTRRLRHGLVFGDIRMIHDPLARRRRAGLIGAAAAGLVAAGAGLLAVVDPAPDPGEAAVLRAESGALFVRVDDTVHPVANLASARLIAGGPEEPAEASPDALAARPLGRPVGIPGAPGTVAEEAPSPEARWAACVAPDGAVTVALTVPRPLADAAGLIARPRADGARSGTVRDWLVTAEGRRALPEEGTPEGDRVRAALGVDQATRVWRPPTEVLAAAPELPELTAVDLDAAGASGAGGGVVELADPTDAEVCTGGPDAALSLHAARPYGAAVELPGEGTAQRFAGPGAGAFAVDTGHGVQVISDNGVRHRLPDPEAAAVLGLPEPHPGWWPVLRLLPEGAALTAEAALEVDAPARP
- a CDS encoding PRC and DUF2382 domain-containing protein, whose protein sequence is MANERELKELFEATAYDNTGDKLGDIKEIFVDDETGAPTFVEVGHGLFGMSSSLVPLRGANFEGDALNLAFSKDRVKDAPDLDSDRNLTSEQQDELYRHYGVQDAPGITGVGSDRREAAAGEREVAGDKAGYAAAGAGAGAAADGKHHADADVDAQRRAAADVDADRRAAADVDAQRQAAGNQDEMIRSEERLNVGKERVASGEARLRKYVVEDTEQVEVPVTREEVRVERTPISEEEAKNLTGNIGEEEASVTLHEERVNVSKDTVPVEKVALNKEQVQDTETVSETVRKEQFDTEGVTDPKAGK